The genomic interval CCGAAGGAGCTGGAGGAAGCTTCGCTCATGGATGGAGCAGGACAGTTCCGAACGCTTTGGAGTATATTTTTACCCATTTCAATGCCGGCTTTAGCTACGATTTCATTGTTTACAATGGTTACACATTGGAATTCATGGTTTGATGGATTGTTATATATTACAGATTATAGAAAATATCCATTAGCAACCTTTTTGCAAACGATTATTGTACAGCAGGATTTTAATAAAATAAATCCCGATGTCAACGAGCTTAAGCATATCTCGCAGCGTACCGTTAAATCCGCGCAAATCTTCATTGGTACGTTGCCGATATTGCTTGTATACCCCTTTTTACAGCGATATTTCGTGAAAGGCATCATCATGGGGGCTGTCAAAGAATAGTGCAAGAAAAAGGCATCAATAACAAAATTGTGGTCTTTCGGAGCTGTAAAGCGAGCTGTATATTGGTAACAAGCGATATTACAAATATCGTTAATAATAACAAAAATTAACTTACGGGGGTAAAGGCATGAAGAAGTGGCTTTCGGTCTTATTGGTACTATCATTTATGCTCGCAATCGCAGCTTGTTCTGGAAACAACACGAACAAGGGGACTAACAGTCCGGCAGCAACAAACAAAGCGAGCAACGAACCAGCCAAGGTTGAAGAAGGAAGCACTGAAGGCTTTGCGGATGGCAAGTATACGACACCAATTACGTTAACGACAGTTTGGGGTCTTAACCAAAATGGTTCAATCTTCAAAGAAGGCGAGTCCATTGAGGATAATGTTCATACTCGTCTTATCAAAGAAAGACTTGGCATTGACATTAAATACAACTGGGTTGTAACGAATACGAATGATGCATACAAAACAAAGCTTCGCCTTATGCTGTCATCAGGTGAGGAAATGCCGGATGTTGTCACTTACCGCGGAGATATGGAAACGGTTAATATGTTGATCGACTCCGGTCAATTTATGCCGGTAGGCGATTTGGTCGACAAATACGCGAACGATACTTACAAAGCAGGCCTTGATCTTGATCCAACCATCTGGCTGCCAATTAGCCGGGGCGCTGACAAAATGGCGTTGCCTATTCTAGATTATGCCTACAACGCAGATCATGTCATGTGGATTCGTGAGGATTGGCTGACAAAGCTTAACCTTAAGGCTCCAACAACGCTTGCAGAAATGGAAACGGTTATGGAAGCATTCGTTAAGAATGATCCAGACGGAGACAGCAAAGCGGATACAATTGGCCTTGCAACGGGCTTCAAAAATGGTTTCGCTAACTGGATGACTGATATCGGCTTCGTGTTTGGCGCTTATGGCACAATGCCTGGTCAATGGAATCAAGCAGCGGATGGATCTTTGGCGCATGGTTCGATCAATCCGGCAGCTAAAGATGCATTAACAAAATTAAAAGAATGGTTAGACAAAGGCTACATTTCACAAGATTCAGCATTGCTTGATGAATCAACTGGCTCGGAATTGTTTACTAAAGGCGAAGCGGGAATTATTTTTGGACCAAACTGGCTTCCAGCATGGCCTTTCCCAGATCTTCTGAATAATGTTCCTGGCGCAAAATATAAAGCTTATCCAATTCCTGCTGGTCCAGACGGCAAAATTGGCTCCGCAGGCGGCAACCCGCCAGCAAACGGTTATGTATTCGTAAACAAAAAAGCTAAAAATCCTGAAGCTATTTTGCACTACTATAACTGGTTCTTCGATAATATGGCTAACCCGCAGCCGGGCAGCGAGTTTGAGAAGGGTTTCGCAGAAGGATATGATTATGCAACACTTCCAGACGGCTCTATTACTGCGGATATTGCAAAATACCCAGACCTATTCCCTGGTTTGAAGGATCAAACAGCACCACCGCTCTACTACACGCTCACTTTTGAAGGCGCTCGTATTCCTACTCTGTATGCAGAAACGCATGTTAAGCTTGCTAGCGGCGCAGAGCCGGTAACGCCATACGAGAAACAAGAGTTTAATACACGTCTAAAAGAGAATACAGATGCGATGAAAGTGGTTATGGACCAAAATTCGATCCGTATGAAAAACTACTACATGGGTCCTTTGACGGAAACGATGCAAAGTAAAAACGAGCTTCTGAACAAGCTGCTTAATGAAACGTTCAGCAAAATCGTATATGGGCAACAACCGGTAGATTCGTTCGACACAATGGTTGAAAACTGGAAAAAATCAGGCGGCGAACAAATTACAAAAGAAGTTAACGATTGGTACAACAGCGTAAAATAAGGAGTTATTTTCAGCTGAGGCATCATGTAAAAGTTTAATAGATAGAGAAAACAGTCTGTCACGTTGCAGTTTATCATTTAGCTGTAAGGGGCAGGCTGTTTCCTTGAAAAGACAAGTAAGCGTTATCATTTTATTTCATAATCCGGAAAGGATGTAGGAGAAGCATGAATAAACGGTTTATCTCCATAATATTGGTGTTCATGATGCTCACAAGCAGCTTGCCGGCTGTCAGTGCGGCGACAGCCACAGATGAGAAGGGAACGGCACATTGGGGCGAGAAAGTGCTGGAAAAATGGATTTCTAAGGGGATGCTTAGCGGATATCCGGATGGGAGCTTGCAGCCTGATCGTCAAGTAACGAGAGCTGAATTTACAAAGCTGGTCCATGCTATCTTTCAGTTTGAAGCTAAAGGCTCGAATACCTTTACTGATGTAGCCGCTGACGCATGGTACAGCAAGCAGGTTGCTGCTGCGTTGGAAGCTGGAGTGATTACCGGTTACCCGGATGGCAGCTTTAAGCCTGACGCACCACTTACGAGGCAGGAGGCTGCGAAAATAACAGCTGAACTGTTTAAGCAGGCTGCGGTAGATGGGAATCAGCTAGCTAGCTTTACGGATTATAAACAAGTACAAGCTTATGCAAAAGTACCGTTAGAGCAGCTGCTGGCAGGAGGATACATAACGGGTTATCCGGATCAAACCATTCGGCCGAAAAAACCGATTACTCGTGCTGAAGCCATCACATTGCTTGATAGAATTGCTGGTGAAATCATTAATGCAGCCGGCTCCTATGAGAATTTGAAAATAGCCGGAAATGCTGTCGTAAATACAGCGGGAGTAAAGATCAACAAAACTGTTATCGATAAGGATTTGTTCTTAACGCAGGGAATTGGCGAAGGCGATGTCTTTTTAACGGATGTGGATGTGAAAGGAACGGTCTACATCAATGGGGGCGGAATCAACAGCATTCATTTTATAAATTCGAAGCTGAATAAGCTTATTGTGAATAAACCTGCTGGAAAAGTACGCGTCGTACTCACAGGCTCTTCGCAGGTGCAGCAGCTTATTGTGGAAACGGGATCTGATGTACAAATTGATGCTGGAGCAAGCAGTCAATTACTTACGATTTCGGATACAGCTGAAGGAACGGCAATTCAGGTAAAAGGTACTTTAAATCAAATTGTTAATACAGGTTCAAGCACGACATTAAATGGAAATAGCTTAGGCAAAAGCAGTGATGTCACTGTTCAGAACGGAATTGTAAAAACAGGACAACCGACTGGCTCAGGTCAAAGCGGTGGTGGCGGTCAAACGACTCCGCAACCAACTCCAACAGCAGCACCGACAAACTCACCGACACCTTCGCCTACGACAGAACCGACGGCGACACCAACAACAGCACCTGTAGATGAATGGGAGCTTGTATGGAATGATGAATTTGATGGAAGTGGCGACAACGTTGATACAAACGGCGTTAACCTCGACAAATGGGCTTATCAGTTAGGCACAGGCTCTCAATATGGCCTTGATGGCTGGGGGAACAATGAAGAACAGTATTACCGCTCCGAAAACATTAAGGTAGCGGACGGGAAATTAACGATCACCGCTGATGATGATGGTTTTGGCGGCAAGAAATATACATCAGGCAGATTATATACAGAGCCTACCTTTAATAAAACGTATGGAAAATTTGAAGCTCGCATGAAGCTGCCGGTAGGTAATGGCATCTGGCCTGCCTTCTGGATGATGCCGAAGGATAGCGAGTATGGGGTTTGGGCTTCATCTGGAGAACTCGATATTATGGAAGCGCGCGGCCGCTTACCGGAAAAAGTCGGCGGTGCCATTCATTACGGTAAAAACTGGCCGGCAAACAAGTCTAAAAGTGCAGATTACATTTTTGGAGAAGAAACGGATATTACTGACTATCACACTTACGGTGTAGAGTGGGAGCCTGGTGAAATTCGCTGGTATGTTGACGGACAATTATTCCAGAAGCTTAATAATTGGGATAGCTGGGGAGCAGATCAACCTGCAAAACATGCGTTTCCCGCTCCGTTTGATAAGCCGTTTTACATGATTTTGAACTTGGCCGTTGGCGGTAATTTTGACGGTGGGATAACACCCGACCCATCACTGCTGCCAGTGAAAATGGAAGTCGACTATGTTCGTGTCTATGAACTAACTGGCAGACCGTATAAGACGCCTGTAGAGCCTAGCGTCGACTCAGAGCCATATCCAGATCAATATAAAGAACCGATTGCAGGTAATTTTATTCATGATAATAGCTACAGCAAGCCGTTCACAACCATTGCTGAGGCGAATCAAGCTTTAGATACGAATTATTGGAATTTTGTACATGTAAGCACATTCCAAGGTAACGGCTCGATTTCTGTTGAAGCTTTAAATGGTGTAAATTATGCCAAGGCGGATATTACGAGCAGCGGGAATGCCATACATGCGGTTCAACTCATTCAGAATGTAACGCTTGGTAAAGGCAGATGGTATAAGCTTACTTTTGACGCTAAATCGAATGCAAATCGAAATGCGACCGTCAAATTTGGCGGCGGGGAAACACGCGGCTGGACGACTTACTCCGATATTATGGATGTAAAGCTGACAAATAATATCCAATCCTATGAAATGATATTCCAAATGGGTGCCGAGACGGATACGCTGGCTAGACTCGAATTCAACCTTGGACTAAGCACGAATCCGGTCTGGATCGGCAATGTGAAGGTTGAAGAAACCGCTTCCCCAGATCCGTTTCATGATAACGACCCTAAAGAGCCGTTGAACGGCAATCATGTGTATAACGGCAGCTTCGACCTAGGTCGAATCGATCGTCTGACTTATTGGAATTTCAATAAGGCTGGAGGCAACGCTGCAGCATCGGTGAATGCTGACACTAGAGAACTTAAAATATCGAATCTTGATGGCGAAACAGAGCCGAAGTCGATCTCGCTTACGCAGTCGGGTATCAATCTACTGAAAGAAAACGATTATAAGGTAACATTTAAGGCTAGAGCAGCTTCTGCACGCTCCATTCAGATTGGTGTGTACAAATCAGATGGTACGGCCTATGCCGCTCCAGAGACGATCTCGCTTGCCTCCGAGATGAAGGAGTATACATTTCAGTTTGCGATGGAGCAGTCTAATGACGTTAATGGACAATTGGTATTTTTATTAGGCGGCCATCAGGCTGACATTTATTTAGACGATATTAAGATGATTCGATTGACTAACAACAACACGGGCGAATTGGCGCTGGCAGATCAATTTCCGGTGAAAAATGGCGACTTTTCGAGTGGCAAGGTGAGTTGGAGCGAGCATGTGCAGGGACGTTATGACGGATGGGGCTCAAGCGCGGACTTTAACGCTCAGAACGAAGAGCTAAAGATTGCGATTGCGAGCGAAGGTGTTAATCCCTGGGACGTCATGCTGATGCAAAATAATATTAATCTATTTAAAGGCAAAACGTATACGGTGACGTTAGATGCAAGTTCATCCAAAAACCGTGAAATGGAAATTGTTATTGAAGTAGGCAGTACGCGTTATTTGTCCAAAAAGGTGCAATTGACGCAGACGAAACAAGCGTTCAGCTACGAGCTGCTTGTTCAGAGCGACATTACGCCGACGTTTAAGCTGCTGCTAGGTAAACTGGACGGTGCAGCTGTGATAGGCGAGCATGATGTATTTGTTGACAACATACATGTGGAGCAGCAGGATGCACGAAGTAAAGCCTTCTTGGTCCAAAATGGATATTTTGATGCAGGAATGCAGGATTGGAGCACACATATTCAGGGCATTTATGATGGCCCCTCGAGAGCAGCCATTACAGATGACAATGGTGCGGTGAAAGTCGCGATAGCGAACGCTGGCTTGAATGCGTGGGATATTGTTTTGCAGCAGGGCTCATTGGCGCTAGTTAAAGGCAAAACGTATGTCGTTACCTTTTTGGCCAGAGCAACTTCGCCGCGAACCATTGAAGCGGTTGTTGAGAACAGCGCTTATAATCGTTTCTTAAATGAAAAGGTGCAGCTTGATACGGTTACTAAAAAGTACAGCTACGAGTTCACTATGGCCAAGGATGACAACGCAACCTTTAAACTGCTTTTTGGAGTGCAGCCTGATGCTCCTTCTGCGGCACATGACGTATTTATCGACAATGTGCATCTTGAACTGAAAGGAGCTAAGGAAGCAGCAGGCGAGAAGGCTCGCAGCTCAAATGATATTATGCTGCTGCTTCCTCCAGTAATTTCAAAAGATGTATCCGATAATGAATTGGGTCAAAATATCGACATTACCTTTAATGATAATGAGGCTTGGAGAAATGCGATAACTGATGTATTTGTCGATGAATTGAAGCTTCCTAAAGAAGCGTATCAGCTTGCCTCAGGAAAACTAACAATCGATAAGACCCAATTCAGTGCAGTTAAATCATACACGATCACGATTAGGTCAACTGGTTATGAGCTTGCTCAAGTGATCCAAAGTATTCAAGAGAAAAACATATGGAGTCTCGTATGGAATGATGAGTTTGACAGTGTAGGAGATAATCTGGATACAAACGGAGTCGATCTTGACAAGTGGGCGTATCAGCTTGGCAACGGCAGTGAGTATGGCGTAGGCGACTGGGGCAATAACGAGCTGCAGTTTTATAAGAAAGAAAATATAAAGATAGAGAATGGCCAAATGATTATCGAAGCCAAAAAAGAGAATTTTGGCGGTAAACAATATACGTCAGGCCGGCTTTGGACCAGTCCAACCTTCAGCAAAGCTTATGGCAAATTCGAAGCGCGGATTAAGCTCCCTGCGGGTCAAGGCTTATGGCCGGCGTTTTGGATGATGCCGAAGGACAGTGAATACGGCGGATGGGCTTCCTCAGGTGAAATTGACATTATGGAAGCTAGAGGACGAGTGCCAGGTGAAGTTGATGGTACCATTCATTTTGGCAAAAATGCTCCTAATAACAAAATTACTGGTGCGCAGTATGAATTTCCGCAAGGTGAGGAC from Paenibacillus sp. FSL K6-3182 carries:
- a CDS encoding extracellular solute-binding protein encodes the protein MKKWLSVLLVLSFMLAIAACSGNNTNKGTNSPAATNKASNEPAKVEEGSTEGFADGKYTTPITLTTVWGLNQNGSIFKEGESIEDNVHTRLIKERLGIDIKYNWVVTNTNDAYKTKLRLMLSSGEEMPDVVTYRGDMETVNMLIDSGQFMPVGDLVDKYANDTYKAGLDLDPTIWLPISRGADKMALPILDYAYNADHVMWIREDWLTKLNLKAPTTLAEMETVMEAFVKNDPDGDSKADTIGLATGFKNGFANWMTDIGFVFGAYGTMPGQWNQAADGSLAHGSINPAAKDALTKLKEWLDKGYISQDSALLDESTGSELFTKGEAGIIFGPNWLPAWPFPDLLNNVPGAKYKAYPIPAGPDGKIGSAGGNPPANGYVFVNKKAKNPEAILHYYNWFFDNMANPQPGSEFEKGFAEGYDYATLPDGSITADIAKYPDLFPGLKDQTAPPLYYTLTFEGARIPTLYAETHVKLASGAEPVTPYEKQEFNTRLKENTDAMKVVMDQNSIRMKNYYMGPLTETMQSKNELLNKLLNETFSKIVYGQQPVDSFDTMVENWKKSGGEQITKEVNDWYNSVK
- a CDS encoding carbohydrate binding domain-containing protein translates to MNKRFISIILVFMMLTSSLPAVSAATATDEKGTAHWGEKVLEKWISKGMLSGYPDGSLQPDRQVTRAEFTKLVHAIFQFEAKGSNTFTDVAADAWYSKQVAAALEAGVITGYPDGSFKPDAPLTRQEAAKITAELFKQAAVDGNQLASFTDYKQVQAYAKVPLEQLLAGGYITGYPDQTIRPKKPITRAEAITLLDRIAGEIINAAGSYENLKIAGNAVVNTAGVKINKTVIDKDLFLTQGIGEGDVFLTDVDVKGTVYINGGGINSIHFINSKLNKLIVNKPAGKVRVVLTGSSQVQQLIVETGSDVQIDAGASSQLLTISDTAEGTAIQVKGTLNQIVNTGSSTTLNGNSLGKSSDVTVQNGIVKTGQPTGSGQSGGGGQTTPQPTPTAAPTNSPTPSPTTEPTATPTTAPVDEWELVWNDEFDGSGDNVDTNGVNLDKWAYQLGTGSQYGLDGWGNNEEQYYRSENIKVADGKLTITADDDGFGGKKYTSGRLYTEPTFNKTYGKFEARMKLPVGNGIWPAFWMMPKDSEYGVWASSGELDIMEARGRLPEKVGGAIHYGKNWPANKSKSADYIFGEETDITDYHTYGVEWEPGEIRWYVDGQLFQKLNNWDSWGADQPAKHAFPAPFDKPFYMILNLAVGGNFDGGITPDPSLLPVKMEVDYVRVYELTGRPYKTPVEPSVDSEPYPDQYKEPIAGNFIHDNSYSKPFTTIAEANQALDTNYWNFVHVSTFQGNGSISVEALNGVNYAKADITSSGNAIHAVQLIQNVTLGKGRWYKLTFDAKSNANRNATVKFGGGETRGWTTYSDIMDVKLTNNIQSYEMIFQMGAETDTLARLEFNLGLSTNPVWIGNVKVEETASPDPFHDNDPKEPLNGNHVYNGSFDLGRIDRLTYWNFNKAGGNAAASVNADTRELKISNLDGETEPKSISLTQSGINLLKENDYKVTFKARAASARSIQIGVYKSDGTAYAAPETISLASEMKEYTFQFAMEQSNDVNGQLVFLLGGHQADIYLDDIKMIRLTNNNTGELALADQFPVKNGDFSSGKVSWSEHVQGRYDGWGSSADFNAQNEELKIAIASEGVNPWDVMLMQNNINLFKGKTYTVTLDASSSKNREMEIVIEVGSTRYLSKKVQLTQTKQAFSYELLVQSDITPTFKLLLGKLDGAAVIGEHDVFVDNIHVEQQDARSKAFLVQNGYFDAGMQDWSTHIQGIYDGPSRAAITDDNGAVKVAIANAGLNAWDIVLQQGSLALVKGKTYVVTFLARATSPRTIEAVVENSAYNRFLNEKVQLDTVTKKYSYEFTMAKDDNATFKLLFGVQPDAPSAAHDVFIDNVHLELKGAKEAAGEKARSSNDIMLLLPPVISKDVSDNELGQNIDITFNDNEAWRNAITDVFVDELKLPKEAYQLASGKLTIDKTQFSAVKSYTITIRSTGYELAQVIQSIQEKNIWSLVWNDEFDSVGDNLDTNGVDLDKWAYQLGNGSEYGVGDWGNNELQFYKKENIKIENGQMIIEAKKENFGGKQYTSGRLWTSPTFSKAYGKFEARIKLPAGQGLWPAFWMMPKDSEYGGWASSGEIDIMEARGRVPGEVDGTIHFGKNAPNNKITGAQYEFPQGEDITGYHTYSLEWEPGELRWYVDGNLFQTLNDWNSWGADQPEKYAFPAPFDKEFYIILNLAVGGNYDGGLKPDPSLLSAQMEIDYVRAYELTGRPYKVPVEPMLVKDSFPQNGKTAIDGNFIYDPAYTHGIKNITVENPVIDINYWNFLHGAEFGGAGEVSVDQIDGSPFAKVDISNGGNVPYSLQLVQYVTLVKGQAYKISFDAKASAPRSMSLKFGGDANSGWGIYSDNFEASLKDQVGHYEYRFLMTDKTNAAARLEFNLGQNVNDVWIGNVHLEEIDELIEPSAAKAPLNNGNHIYNGGFDLGTMDRLLYWNTKITDSAIADISVDPLLRRLNVNISDGGTNASSIKLTQQGINLLQKDSYELTFDAEASAARTITVQLKSKDGSTIYSGPHAIQLDTSNSSHKLSFTMPPNVTDEEAQLEFLLGGSNAGVQLDNIKLIRTTNLNVDFTGVELFPLKNGDFSNGLSGWEPFTQGGTAAFMESNGAAKIAVTNVGGEAWNVMFNQSNLKLSKGMTYVLSFDASSTVARDIEAALENAGYTRRFYTGPLMLTPSMQHFEFTFKMMTDDNVALKFLLGKTPKSAAAPHDIFFDNVVLEVKDAPMLRPPTLIPDKTDNLVGNAVEIRFVENEAWRTAISAIEVNGAVLAGAKYTLQPGSIVIDQSVFASDQLYTINVKSTGFADTSVNQLMLAADGNLVLNGGMTNGSANWVHWFGDGGDSKYTPKDGVAQIDIYYHGGMHPEWNVPVGWSTQFNQSGIKLEAGKSYELSFNAWSTVNRPIAVELGGYNNTESVHFNLTGDSAAVYKKSLRPNSNVDMTLKFLLGNVVNGAFVTPDGEHTIYIDNVAIREVAAPPVLVADSTENKVGQTIELTFADSPAWRAAITQLTIDGAAVQSSSYTVEAGKIKLNADLFTSVKTYLITVAAAGYGISEVQQQVKTAAANIALHKAAAASSGNQPAANAVDGAGSTRWESESTDPQWLSIDLGAVYKLESAVLSWEGAYGKAYKLQVSSAAAPGESDWTDVFTEAAGNGGLDNITLNGQEARHIRMVGSARGTNYGYSLWEFEVYGTWVSGGEGGGNGGNPDPGTTPNPVLVNLALNKQAVASSFNAVFPAHLLTDGDKGTRWEAKWSDNNTAPYHAEWFYIDLEKVHSINKIILTWEAAYGKAIDIQVAAAGSDLSEGSTDWKTVHSLNRELKAEDFVETITLASSAEARYIRILVTEKGLPPYGPSLFEIEVYE